GGTGCGCGCTTCGCCGGCACCACAGGCCGGGTCAGGCCCCACCTGTTGCAGGGCAATCACCCCGCCGTCGGTGAACGAGGATGAACTGATCGACAAGGCGCCAGAGCCCGGCCCTGCGGCCAGTGCGCTGAGTGGCAGCAGGGCTGCGAGCAGCCAGGGTTTGACGTTCATGGCAATTCCTTGGCAGGGCGATGGGGCGCAGTGTAGCCCAGGCCGGCCTCAACGGCTGTCCTGGTCCTCGGCGGTGCCGCCGTCGTAGCCGGCACCGGAGCCTGTGGCTTCGCCCGTGCTGTTGCTGCCGCCACTGGCGCCGTCTGCGGCATCGGTATCGCTGCCGGTATTGCTGCTGTCGTTATCCTGGCCGCTGCCGGGGCTGTTGACGCTGCTGCCGTCACCGGCCGTCTTGCCGCCGGATTGGTCGGTTTGTGGGCGGCTGTCGGTGTTGGTGGGTTCGGTGGCAGCGAAGCTGGTGCCGGAGATGGCACCCATGGCCAGGGCCAGGCACAGCGTGAGGGGGCGAATGCGGATCATGGTGAATCTCCAGTGCGGATGATCTGTCATTCGTTTGGCTGGAGTGGGACGGCGCGGTGCCCTCTGGGCGACGGGTGGTCAAGAAAAGGGGCTGCACAGCAGCCCCAGGGGTTCAGCTGTGCTCTGGGCGTGGCACTTTATGCTCCGCAGGCTCCAGCGGCGGGTGTTCTTGCGCTGCATGCATCAGGTCTTCGGTTACCCGCAGCTCGGCGCCGGTGGGCGAGAAGGTGGTCGAGGCGGTGAAGGGGGCCGGGTGCTCCGCCGCCGGGCGCTTGCCACGGCGCCACAGGAAGAAGCTCACCATGCCCAGGTTGACCACTGCGAAGGCCCAGAACAGCCCCGCCTCGCCAAACGAAGTCATCATCGGCGAAATCGCCAGTGGCGCCAGTGCCGAGCCCAGCGAGTTGATCAACAGCAAGCCCTGGATCATGGGTACCAAGGCGTCGGACGGTGCACGGTCGGCAGCGTGGCTGACCGCCACCGGGTACAGGGCGAACACGCCGCCCCCCAGCAGGAACAGCATCGCGGGCAGCAATGAAGACTCAGAAGGCAGGAACACGGTGATCAACGACAGCACCACGCACAGCCCGGCCAGGGCAATCAGCACGTCCTGGCGGTCTTTGCGGTCAGACCAACGACCCACCGGGTATTGGAGCAGCATAGCGCCCAGGATCACCCAGGCCATCATGTTGCCGACTTCCCCCACGTCCAGGCCGATGCGCTGCAGATACAGCGGCAGCAGGGCATAAATGCCGGCAATCGCCACGCCCGAACCGAAGCAGCCGACCAGGCCCGACGGTGCCACACCCAGCAGTTGGCGCGGTTTCAGTGGTTCGACCTGATCCAGCAGCGGTGATACCCGTGGCAGGATCACGATCGGCAGCACCGACAGTGCCGCAAGCATGCCGGCGAGCATGAACGGCGCGGTATCGCCCAGGCCGGTGATTTCGCCAAGGCCTGCCTGGGCGATAACGCCAGCACCGTAGAAGCTAATCATGTACAGCGCCAGCAGGCGACCACGGATCTTCGCGTCGCCGGCCAGCAGCAGCCAGCTCTCGATCACCAGGAACACGCCGACCGCAGCCCAGCCATTGATCAGGCGCAAGATCGACCACCAGGTTGTGTCGTAAAACAGACCCTGCAGCAAAATGGTCGCAGCGATCAGCGAGGCGAAGCTGGTGTAGGCGCGGATATGGCCGATGCGCAGAATCAGCCGGTCATTGAAGATCGCGCCAAGGGTCAGGCCAATGAAGTAACTCGACGACACGATACCGATGGTGGTTGCCGATTCACCGGCAGCGCCCAGGCGCAGGGTGGTCAGGGAAGACATGAAGCCGTTGCCCAGGGCAATGATGAACAGCCCGAGCAGGGGCGCCAGCGCCATGGCCAGCAAACGCGGAGACATACGTACCTCAAGGTGGATGAGCGGAATGAGCGCCTCTTCGGACGCGCACGCCGAATCGGCCCGACAAGGGGCCAAGAGGCTGCACGGATGTGCCTGGGATGGATGCGACCTGGGCAAGACTCAACCGCTGGGCCGTGAGGGAACTGGGCCGGGCGGGGTGGGTTGAGCCTATTTCACATGTGCGGTCATGTGTTCAGGCACGGACTCTGTCGTTGCTGCCGGTTGCCACCGTTCAAGGCGACGGGCGAAAAGGAAGCGCGATTCTACGTGCTTGCAACGATTTGCCCAAGGGGCATTGCCCTGCGACGAGACGCCGCAGGGCGTGGCTGCCTGCAGCCTCAATGGACCCTGCCAATAATAATTTGTAAGAAAAAATAACTTTAGTCGTATTGATTCATTGTTTTATCGGCATGCAGCGGCCGTTTATTGACCTGGATCAATACAGAAGTGCAATTAATGGCCATAGCAGTTTGTTGATCGATAAAACTGATCAAGCGATCAACCCGGTCAATTGGTCCCTGCGTCATCCTGCCACTACAATGGCGGGCGCGGCCTGCAAGGGCCGCCTTTGATTAACGTGTGATACCACGGTCAATTTAGTGTTTGCCAAGAAGTTGCGTTCTTATTAACGCGCTGCAGATTTCTATTGCCCCTGATTTGTGCCTGTCACCGAATTAGAACGACTTGCCGATAACACCCGTTGATAAGTAACGCCTGTTCGCCTGGTACTGAACCGGGCCTAGATGAGGAGATGCCCATGGCACTTGGCAGACGACAATTTTTTAAACTTTGCACGGCCGGCGCGGCGGCAGCGACCACCGTGTCGCTGGGCTTTGCCCCGGCGGTGGCCAATGCCAGCCAGTCACGCCAATACAAGCTGTTGCGTGCCAAAGAGACACGCAACAACTGCACCTACTGTTCGGTAGGCTGCGGCATCCTCATGTACAGCCTCGGCGACGGCGCGAAAAACGCCAAAGCGCGCATCTTCCATATCGAAGGCGACCCGGACCACCCGGTCAGCCGCGGTTCGCTGTGCCCGAAAGGGGCGGGGCTGGTGGACTACATCCACAGCGAGCAACGCCTGATGTACCCGGAGTATCGGGCGCCAGGCTCGGACACGTGGCAGCGCATCACTTGGGACCACGCCATTGAGCGCATCGCCCGGCTGATGAAGGCCGACCGCGATGCGAACTTCATCGAGAAAAACGCCAAGGGCGTTACCGTCAACCGTTGGCTGTCCACCGGCATGCTCTGCTCGTCTGCGGCCAGCAGTGAAACTGGCTCGCTCGACCAGCGCTTCACGCGCGCCCTGGGCATCCTCGGCACCGACAGCCAGGCCCGGGTCTGCCACGCCCCGACCGTGTCGGCGCTGGCACCGACCTTCGGCCGGGGGGCGATGACCAACAACTGGGTGGACATCAAGAACGCCAACGTCGTGCTGATCATGGGCGGTAACCCCGCCGAGGCGCACCCGGTGGGTTTCAAATGGGTGATCGAGGCGAAGATCCGCAACGGCGCCAAGGTGATCGTGGTCGATCCACGCTTCAACCGCAGCGCCTCGGTGGCCGACCTGTATTCGCCCATCCGCGCAGGCTCCGACATCACCTTCCTCATGGGGGTGGTCAACTACCTGATCAGCCATGACCGTATTCAGCATGAGTACGTGCGCGCCTACACCAATGCCAGCCTGATCGTGCGCAGCGACTACAGCTTCGACGACGGGCTGTTCAGCGGCTACGACAGCGAGACCCGGCGCTACGATCGCAGCTCCTGGGCTTATGAACTCGACGAGCAGGGCTTCGCCAAGCGCGACATGACGCTCAGCCACCCGCGTTGCGTGTACAACCTGCTCAAAGAGCACGTTAGCCGTTACACACCAGAGCGGGTCAGCGAGTTGTGCGGTACGCCAAAGGGCGATTTCCTGCAAATTTGCGAGATCCTTGCCAGCACCAGCGCACCGGACAAGACCGCCACCTTCCTCTATGCCCTGGGCTGGACCCACCACACCACGGGCGCCCAGATGATCCGTGGCTCGGGCATGATCCAGCTGCTGCTGGGCAATATCGGCATGGCCGGTGGCGGCGTCAACGCCCTGCGCGGGCACTCCAACATCCAGGGCTATACCGACCTGGGCCTGCTGTCGCAACGCCTGCCGGGTTACATGAACCTGCCGTCCGACAACCAGACCACGGTCGAAACCTACCTGAAGGAAACCACGCCCAGCGCCCAGCTGCCCGGGCAGGTCAACTACTACCAGCACACG
The sequence above is drawn from the Pseudomonas putida genome and encodes:
- a CDS encoding MFS transporter, whose protein sequence is MSPRLLAMALAPLLGLFIIALGNGFMSSLTTLRLGAAGESATTIGIVSSSYFIGLTLGAIFNDRLILRIGHIRAYTSFASLIAATILLQGLFYDTTWWSILRLINGWAAVGVFLVIESWLLLAGDAKIRGRLLALYMISFYGAGVIAQAGLGEITGLGDTAPFMLAGMLAALSVLPIVILPRVSPLLDQVEPLKPRQLLGVAPSGLVGCFGSGVAIAGIYALLPLYLQRIGLDVGEVGNMMAWVILGAMLLQYPVGRWSDRKDRQDVLIALAGLCVVLSLITVFLPSESSLLPAMLFLLGGGVFALYPVAVSHAADRAPSDALVPMIQGLLLINSLGSALAPLAISPMMTSFGEAGLFWAFAVVNLGMVSFFLWRRGKRPAAEHPAPFTASTTFSPTGAELRVTEDLMHAAQEHPPLEPAEHKVPRPEHS